In one Nicotiana sylvestris chromosome 8, ASM39365v2, whole genome shotgun sequence genomic region, the following are encoded:
- the LOC104235146 gene encoding sphingolipid delta(4)-desaturase DES1-like isoform X1: MGFEGEKREEEEGVVMANDFFWSYTDEPHASRRRQILSQYPQIKQLFGPDPFAFLKYPSYSSSRAEGLPETASLPSRVGISGVVLLQLWTATFLHDASWLKILIVAYFFGSFLNHNLFLAIHELSHNLAFSTPVYNRWLGIFANLPVGVPMSVTFQKYHLEHHRFQGVDGIDMDIPSLAEAHVVKNVLAKSIWVILQLFFYAFRPLFLKPKPPGIWEFINLIIQLSLDGAMVYFWGWKSLAYLILSTFVGGGMHPMAGHFISEHYVFNPEQETYSYYGPLNLMTWSVGYHNEHHDFPRIPGSKLYKVKEIAPEYYENLDSYKSWSQVIYMYIMDRTVGPFSRMKRKLSTKANKSE; the protein is encoded by the exons ATGGGGTTCGAAGGGGAAAagagagaagaggaagaaggagtAGTAATGGCTAATGATTTCTTTTGGTCATATACTGATGAACCTCATGCTTCTCGTAGAAGGCAAATCCTCTCTCAGTACCCTCAGATCAAACAGCTTTTTGGCCCTGACCCTTTTGCCTTTCTCAAG TATCCTTCCTATTCTTCCTCTCGAGCCGAGGGTCTTCCGGAAACAGCTTCTCTGCcctccagggtaggg ATATCTGGAGTTGTTTTGCTTCAGCTTTGGACTGCTACCTTCCTTCATGATGCAAGTTGGCTGAAGATATTGATAGTAGCTTACTTTTTCGGCTCTTTTCTAAACCACAATCTCTTCTTGGCTATTCATGAACTAAGTCATAACCTCGCTTTCTCTACTCCAGTCTACAACCGTTGGCTTGGAatttttgccaaccttcccgtgggtgTGCCCATGTCTGTTACCTTCCAAAAGTATCACCTCGAGCACCATCGCTTCCAAGGAGTTGATGGAATCGACATGGACATCCCGAGTCTTGCTGAAGCCCATGTCGTAAAAAATGTACTTGCAAAATCTATATGGGTcattcttcaacttttcttttatGCTTTCCGGCCACTTTTTCTTAAACCTAAACCACCTGGCATATGGGAGTTCATTAATTTGATTATCCAGCTATCCCTCGATGGAGCTATGGTTTACTTCTGGGGCTGGAAATCACTCGCTTATCTAATCCTGTCCACCTTTGTTGGGGGCGGGATGCATCCAATGGCTGGTCACTTCATCTCCGAGCATTATGTCTTCAATCCTGAGCAGGAGACATACTCCTATTACGGTCCCCTTAACCTTATGACTTGGAGCGTAGGATACCACAACGAGCACCACGACTTTCCCAGAATTCCCGGAAGCAAACTCTACAAGGTGAAGGAGATCGCACCAGAATATTATGAAAACTTAGATTCTTACAAATCTTGGAGCCAGGTCATCTACATGTACATAATGGATCGAACAGTTGGACCTTTCAGCAGAATGAAGAGAAAGCTGTCAACGAAGGCAAACAAGTCCGAATAG
- the LOC104235148 gene encoding E3 ubiquitin-protein ligase AIRP2-like, with translation MYTGGLGGPMRKSFKDSLKVLEADIQHANTLASDFSGEYDGACLQMRMSYSPAAHVFLFLVQWTDCHLAGALGLLRILIYKVYVDGTTTMSTHERKASIREFYAVIYPSLLQLERGVTDSEDKKQKAVCLERYRRRDDEDYRQAYDLDIEREDECGICMEMNNKFVLPNCNHVMCLKCYREWRSRSQSCPFCRDSLKRVSSGDLWVYMDSKDAVDMTTITRENLRRLFMYIDKLPLMVPDNVFDTYDTHLR, from the exons ATGTATACCGGAGGATTAGGAGGGCCAATGCGAAAATCATTCAAGGATTCTCTTAAAGTTCTTGAAGCTGATATTCAACATGCTAATACTCT TGCATCTGACTTTTCCGGGGAGTATGATGGAGCTTGCTTACAGATGCGAATGTCCTACAGTCCTGCGGCACACGTCTTCCTTTTCTTAGTGCAATGGACTGATTGCCATCTCGCCGGTGCCCTTGGCTTGTTGAGAATTCTTATTTACAAG GTATATGTCGATGGCACCACAACCATGTCAACTCATGAAAGGAAAGCAAGCATTAGGGAGTTCTATG CTGTTATTTATCCCTCTTTACTTCAACTTGAAAGAGGTGTGACGGACTCGGAAGACAAAAAGCAAAAAGCAGTTTGCCTGGAGAGATACAGGAGACGAGATGATGAGGATTACAGACAAGCTTATGATTTGGACATTGAAAGGGAAGATGAATGTGGAATCTGTATGGAAATGAACAACAAATTTGTCCTTCCCAACTGCAATCATGTCATGTGCTTGAAATGCTATCGCGAATG GCGTTCGAGGTCACAGTCATGCCCCTTTTGCCGCGACAGCCTGAAAAGGGTGAGCTCGGGGGATCTGTGGGTATATATGGACAGCAAAGATGCGGTGGACATGACAACAATTACGAGAGAGAATCTGAGAAGGCTGTTCATGTATATAGACAAGTTGCCATTGATGGTGCCGGATAATGTTTTTGACACATATGATACTCATCTAAGGTAG
- the LOC104235149 gene encoding uncharacterized protein, producing MGVHDLCDFWVWKDSEIDPRSKFVIPKLLDKMGELENALEGFENLAKPRTTLKVEKTIEGDKMKKIEAQLVKLQDDMEKMKEKEKKWKSKLAKSKARENVLWFIILGMCIILVACGYPGISLKEDAMRLPLRI from the exons ATGGG GGTCCACGATCTTTGTGATTTTTGGGTTTGGAAGGATTCCGAAATTGATCCTAGGTCCAAATTTGTTATTCCAAAATTGCTTGACAAAATGGGTGAACTTGAGAATGCATTAGAAGGCTTTGAAAATCTTGCCAAGCCAAGGACAACTTTAAAGGTTGAAAAAACCATAGAAGGGGACAAGATGAAGAAGATTGAGGCTCAATTGGTGAAATTGCAAGATGATATGGAGAAGatgaaagagaaggaaaagaagtgGAAGAGTAAATTGGCTAAGTCAAAGGCTAGGGAAAATGTACTTTGGTTCATTATATTGGGGATGTGTATTATTCTTGTTGCTTGTGGGTATCCAGGAATCTCATTGAAAGAAGATGCAATGAGGTTGCCATTGCGAATCTAG
- the LOC104235146 gene encoding sphingolipid delta(4)-desaturase DES1-like isoform X2: MGFEGEKREEEEGVVMANDFFWSYTDEPHASRRRQILSQYPQIKQLFGPDPFAFLKISGVVLLQLWTATFLHDASWLKILIVAYFFGSFLNHNLFLAIHELSHNLAFSTPVYNRWLGIFANLPVGVPMSVTFQKYHLEHHRFQGVDGIDMDIPSLAEAHVVKNVLAKSIWVILQLFFYAFRPLFLKPKPPGIWEFINLIIQLSLDGAMVYFWGWKSLAYLILSTFVGGGMHPMAGHFISEHYVFNPEQETYSYYGPLNLMTWSVGYHNEHHDFPRIPGSKLYKVKEIAPEYYENLDSYKSWSQVIYMYIMDRTVGPFSRMKRKLSTKANKSE; this comes from the exons ATGGGGTTCGAAGGGGAAAagagagaagaggaagaaggagtAGTAATGGCTAATGATTTCTTTTGGTCATATACTGATGAACCTCATGCTTCTCGTAGAAGGCAAATCCTCTCTCAGTACCCTCAGATCAAACAGCTTTTTGGCCCTGACCCTTTTGCCTTTCTCAAG ATATCTGGAGTTGTTTTGCTTCAGCTTTGGACTGCTACCTTCCTTCATGATGCAAGTTGGCTGAAGATATTGATAGTAGCTTACTTTTTCGGCTCTTTTCTAAACCACAATCTCTTCTTGGCTATTCATGAACTAAGTCATAACCTCGCTTTCTCTACTCCAGTCTACAACCGTTGGCTTGGAatttttgccaaccttcccgtgggtgTGCCCATGTCTGTTACCTTCCAAAAGTATCACCTCGAGCACCATCGCTTCCAAGGAGTTGATGGAATCGACATGGACATCCCGAGTCTTGCTGAAGCCCATGTCGTAAAAAATGTACTTGCAAAATCTATATGGGTcattcttcaacttttcttttatGCTTTCCGGCCACTTTTTCTTAAACCTAAACCACCTGGCATATGGGAGTTCATTAATTTGATTATCCAGCTATCCCTCGATGGAGCTATGGTTTACTTCTGGGGCTGGAAATCACTCGCTTATCTAATCCTGTCCACCTTTGTTGGGGGCGGGATGCATCCAATGGCTGGTCACTTCATCTCCGAGCATTATGTCTTCAATCCTGAGCAGGAGACATACTCCTATTACGGTCCCCTTAACCTTATGACTTGGAGCGTAGGATACCACAACGAGCACCACGACTTTCCCAGAATTCCCGGAAGCAAACTCTACAAGGTGAAGGAGATCGCACCAGAATATTATGAAAACTTAGATTCTTACAAATCTTGGAGCCAGGTCATCTACATGTACATAATGGATCGAACAGTTGGACCTTTCAGCAGAATGAAGAGAAAGCTGTCAACGAAGGCAAACAAGTCCGAATAG